In one Oscillospiraceae bacterium genomic region, the following are encoded:
- a CDS encoding DNA-binding protein — translation MDYIAAKQAAERWGISLRRVQKLCSEGRIPGVERVGRDWLIPRDAEKPADARKRAIAGQ, via the coding sequence ATGGACTACATAGCGGCGAAACAGGCGGCGGAGCGGTGGGGGATCTCCCTGCGGAGGGTGCAGAAGCTGTGCTCGGAGGGCCGTATCCCCGGCGTGGAGCGGGTGGGCCGGGATTGGCTGATCCCCAGGGACGCGGAGAAGCCCGCCGACGCGCGCAAGCGGGCGATAGCGGGGCAATAG
- the tsaD gene encoding tRNA N6-adenosine threonylcarbamoyltransferase gives MNILAVESSCDETAVAVVRDGRTVLSDAIASQADMHALYGGVVPEIASRKHVEAIVPLADEALRRAGVGKQEIDAVAVTYAPGLIGAVLVGVNFAKSAAYALGAPLVPVHHVRGHIAANYIAHPDLEPPFVCLCVSGGNTLIVDVRDYTDMEIMGATRDDAAGECFDKVARVLGIGYPGGAPMDKLAQGGDDARYALPRAHVEGAPLDMSFSGLKTAVLNLAHNAAQKGEALDLPGLAASFAAAVSDTLVPRAMQAARARGYGRLAVAGGVAANTRIRGDLEAACRASGDRLYLPPLSLCGDNAAMIGCQGYYEYLAGKRAGMDLNAYANRDIGRG, from the coding sequence ATGAATATTCTGGCCGTGGAGTCCTCCTGCGACGAGACCGCCGTGGCGGTGGTGCGGGACGGCCGCACCGTGCTCTCCGACGCCATCGCCTCCCAGGCGGACATGCACGCCCTGTACGGCGGCGTGGTGCCCGAGATCGCCTCCCGCAAGCACGTGGAGGCCATTGTGCCCCTGGCGGACGAGGCCCTGCGCCGGGCGGGCGTGGGGAAACAGGAGATTGACGCGGTGGCCGTCACCTACGCCCCGGGCCTGATCGGCGCGGTGCTGGTGGGGGTCAACTTCGCCAAGTCCGCCGCCTACGCCCTGGGGGCGCCCCTGGTGCCGGTGCACCACGTGCGCGGCCACATCGCCGCCAACTACATCGCCCATCCCGACCTGGAGCCCCCCTTCGTCTGCCTGTGCGTGTCCGGGGGGAACACCCTGATCGTGGACGTGCGGGACTACACCGATATGGAGATCATGGGCGCCACCCGGGACGACGCGGCGGGGGAGTGCTTCGACAAGGTGGCCCGGGTGCTGGGCATCGGCTACCCCGGCGGGGCCCCCATGGACAAGCTGGCCCAGGGCGGGGACGACGCGCGCTACGCCCTGCCCCGCGCCCACGTGGAGGGCGCGCCGCTGGATATGTCCTTCTCCGGGCTCAAGACGGCGGTGCTCAACCTGGCCCACAACGCCGCCCAGAAGGGGGAGGCGCTGGACCTGCCGGGGCTGGCGGCCTCCTTCGCCGCCGCGGTCAGCGATACCCTGGTGCCCAGGGCCATGCAGGCCGCCCGTGCGCGTGGCTACGGCAGGCTGGCGGTGGCGGGGGGCGTGGCGGCCAACACCCGCATCCGGGGCGACCTGGAGGCGGCCTGCCGCGCCTCGGGGGACAGGCTCTATCTGCCCCCGCTGTCCCTGTGCGGGGACAACGCGGCCATGATCGGCTGCCAGGGCTACTACGAATATCTGGCGGGAAAACGGGCGGGCATGGACCTGAACGCCTACGCCAACCGGGACATCGGGAGGGGCTGA